A region of the Ranitomeya variabilis isolate aRanVar5 chromosome 5, aRanVar5.hap1, whole genome shotgun sequence genome:
ACCAGCCATCTGCTGTCACACACACATCTTCAGCTGTCTCTCCTGTCACCAGACTTCTGCTGTCACACACACATCTTCAGGTTTCTCTCCTGTCACCAGCCATCTGCTGTCACACACACATCTTCAGCTGTCTCTCCTGTCACCAGCCATCTGATGTCACACACACATCTTCAGCTGTCTCTCCTGTCACCAGCCATCTGCTGTCACGCACACATCTTCAGCTGTCTCTCCTGTCACCAGCCATCTGCTGTCACAAACACATCTTCGGCTGTCTCTCCTGTCACCAGCCATCTGATATCACACACATCTTCAGCTGTCTCTCCTGTCACCAGCCATCTGCTGTCACACACACATCTTCGGCTGTCTCTCCTGTCACCAGCCATCTGATATCACACACATCTTCAGCTGTATCTTCTGTCACCAGCCATCTGCTGTCACACACATCTTCGGCTGTCTCTCCTGTCACCAGCCATCTGCTGTCACACACACATCTTCGGCTGTCTCTCCTGTCACCAGCCTTCTGCTGTCACACACACATCTTCAGCTGTCTCTCCTGTCACCAGCCTTCTGCTGTCACACACACATCTTCAGCTGTCTCTCCTGTCACCAGCCATCTGCTGTCACACACACATCTTCGGCTGTCTCTCCTGTCACCAGCCATCTGCTGTCACACACACATCTTCGGCTGTCTCTCCTGTCACCAGCCATCTGATATCACACACATCTTCAGCTGTCTCTCCTGTCACCAGCCTTCTGCTGTCACACACACATCTTCAGCTGTCTCTCCTGTCACCAGCCTTCTGCTGTCACACACACATCTTCAGCTGTCTCTCCTGTCACCAGCCTTCTGCTGTCACACACACATCTTCGGCTGTCTCTCCTGTCACCAGCCATCTGCTGTCACACACATCTTCAGCTGTCTCTCCTGTCACCAGCTttctgctgtcacacacacacaaccTTCTACTCTGCTGTTCCTGTCACCAGCCTTCCCTTTGGGGCTACAAGAGTCAGTGGCACATGCAGGGAGGTTCACTACATAAAATTTCACAAGACGTGTGTGGTGACGCGTTCAGTCACGTGGTGTAGCCGGCCGCGCCTCAGTCAGTCTAGTAAATCGACGTCATTCCACTTCTTTTTCCTGGATTCCAAATACAGTAATGTCTTAAGCCAATCAGAAACGCGTAAAGGGCGGGACATCTAGGAAACAGCCAATCACAGGTACACAGCCCAGGAACATGCCTGGGCATGAAGCAGAGAAGCCGGTACTGTAACACGTGGAGCCCAGGCAGTCTCCAGTAACAGCCAGCAGCGGGGCCGCACGGTCTGTGCTCGGGTGAGTTTGCAGGAATCGGAGAGGGTAAAGGCTAGCAGGCCTCCTACCGGTGTAAGGGGCCATGTAACCCCACGTGTACGGATTCCTCCGCTGCCATCGGTCGGTCTCTGTACAGTGCTGTCCGCACATGGCTGGCGGCGTCATGTAGAGGATTCCCACTTATAAGCCGCTCATACATCAGGGGCCAGTAGTAGATCCTGCTAGTGCCGCATTGTCCATATGCCACCAGGTCCAGTCTATAGGGGCTGTCTGAGCAGAGTTATTGCAGTATAGGCTTGTCTCCTTATGCTCAGCACCTCCTATGCGGTAACCGTGGCCTCAGTCCTGGGCCCGATCCTGTAAAGATGGCCCTCATTCTATAATACAGCTCCGTCCTGTAAACTGCCCCCACCCAGTCCTTATTCCCATCCTGTAAAACAGACCCTAACATCACTCCTCCCCTAGTCTTGGTTCCCATCCTGTAAAACTGCCCCTCTCCCCACTACTATGCGCCCATCCTGTAAAAATATAACCACCCTCCCCAGTCCTGGTTCCCATTTTGTAGAACTGCGCCCCGCCCCCCAGTCCTTGCTTTCACCCTGTAAAACTGTTTATGGTCGAGAACGTTAAAGGTAGCTACGTATGCATACACTTTGTCCACGTTTGTTTTAATCCCATTGTCATCTTAAAActtgtaattttttcttttttagccaTCTGACAATATGGATAGCATCGCTTGCACTGGCCTGTTCCATGGGTTTCCTCGGTCCACTGACTACATGGAAGCTCCTCAATCAGATAAATCTAGTCGTGAACCTAAAGACATACGTGTCTGGAATCACAGGAAGAGCCGAAAACATCAGCGCTTCTTGTTACGTAAAGCCTTTCTGCAGGAACGCGGTCTGCTGGGCAGGAAAAAGGCTGAGGAACGGTTATGTTCCTTCCTTGGTGAGGCCAGCTCCCCAAGTTGTCCTCAGAGGGCTGAAGATAACCAACCTGTGAGACTTGACGAGATTAAAGCTCCACATGGTGCTGCGCCAGCAAAGGCGACATTACCCTCTGTCCAGCCTCTGGCCTGTGATTATGATAGTGGCTTGTCCATGGCCGGCAGCACTCCTTCTAGTAGAGCTTCTTCACCTACTTCTTGGCTAAATCTTGAGAAATGTGTTGCCATTGATTGTGAAATGGTTGGTACCGGTCCTGGTGGGAAGATCAGTGAGTTGGCACGATGCAGTGTGGTCAGCTATTTGGGAGAGGTCTTGTATGATAAGTATGTACACCCAGAACTCCCAGTAACGGACTACAGAACGCGGTGGAGCGGCATTACCAAAAGACATCTGCAAAATGCAATCACTTTCAAGAAGGCTCACAAAGAGGTAAATGATGTAGGTTGTGATTTGGGCTGATTCTGTTAGGACCTGTTTACACGGCTCCTCTATCTGGAGTAGACCCTAAACAGGTATCATGTCCAGTCACATAGAAATTGGTTTAGGTGTCATTAGAAATAGCTAGAGGGGCATAACTTTCATAATGAGGATTGCAAGGGGTCCAACGGCTGAGACCCCCATAGATGCTTGGATTTAAGGTGCTTGCTTAATCTTGTGATGTACCTTCACTTATAATAGCGCCATTGACCCTTTCTATACAATTCCTTGATTCAGGCATGTGTTACTAGAAGTCTCCACTACAGTATATGGGAAACATGTAGTTTATCATACACTTACGCTTATATTTTACtaaaaattgtctttttttttaaattagatccTGAATCTTCTCAAGGGTAAGCGGGTGATTGGACATGCGTTACATCACGATTTCAGAGTTTTGAAATATTTCCATCCCACAAAACAAACAAGAGACACTAGTAAAATCACATTACTGAACCAGATGGCAGGACTCCCAAGAAGACCAAGTGCTTCCTTGAAAAAACTGGCATTGTTTATTCTGCAGAAAAAAATACAGGTAAAGATggtgtttttttcctccccttcaatAATCTGCAGCTATCTGGTATGATTTGATTACCTTTTGGAAGACAGAACAGTAACCCTCCCTACTAGAGATGGTAttagtaaagtttggggtctgtaccgaacacctactgttccggCACTGACTCCGAACATCAGGTGTTTCCCATGCTGAGGAACACTGGCTGCTCTGATCAGCAGGAAGattattaccgctggtcagagcgtTAGAAGCTGTTACCGGTGGTAAAAAGTTTACAACCGGTCACAGAGGttgtacacctgctgctgctaataacaacgAGAGCTGGTACCGTTgatggagtattcatcagctggcgcttTGTGCTATgaatcctttttatttttttttatttttttattatttaaataaataattaaaacagcatgtggtccccccccccccatttttgactaccagccagcctaaagcagacagatgggggatggtattctcaggctggtaaggggccaagaATATTGGCCCCccttagcctaaaaatagcagctcgctcCCTCTACAGAAAaggggcatcaataagatgcctagCCATTGCTAACTTAACCCAATattcatattgtaaataaacacacagctggAATAAAGTCCATTATTTATAATAAAATATACACCGTTTTACTTTATTTAAAAACAGCTATACTTGCTTGTCTGACTTAatatcccacaccgtaatccattggttttcaacctggacagtgccaagatgggaGAAATTAGCTGCTGCGAGCCCAGCATCAGTGACTGGCTGTGACGTCATCGAGGTAACCGCAGTTCATCGAGGCTCCGGTTCCCAGCTCACTACGCTGTGAGCCGGGCCGATGAACTGcattgacctcagtgagatcatcgCCAGGACCTTAAGGAAAAAGTGTCACGGTGCAGCACTGAGCTCTGAGTGAAGGCATCGGTTACGACAGCAGGCAGACAGCAGGAGTTGTACTCCCATCAGCTAATGCTTGGGACCGGAGATTAACCTTTTACCTGCGCTCATAGCttctggctcacgctgtcatttaacAGCTTGGAAACCGCagctctgaccggcagtaataATCTTACTGCTGATTAGAGCCAgtctttgccatgctgtcatgtacaTTCAGATTCATCTGAATGACATACAGATTCTCGTACCCTAACAAAACTTTTCAACTGTTCAGCTAGACCCGAACATCCATGGTTTCGCCCATCACTGTGGGAGACTGCAGAAAGAGGGAGCTCTGTGAAAAATCTTCCATGCCACTGGTCCGTTATGTGGACACTGGCTGTATGTATAGGTTTGCATTAAAGGGATGGTTCAAAGGCAAATTAAATTTTCTATTAATTTCCTATCTATTTAGTCCTATTATTCtaagctttttatttattttttttttgtttgtttctttataAATTGTCTAACTACACTGTATAactgtcatatttttttttttttctactttctgtCTGACGATTAATTTGAGTATcagcagtgcatgctgggatactcaaacaaagcatcatcggGGGGTAGAGTCTGTGGTCACTGCCGCAGCCTCTTTCCCCTTCTCTGAAATGAAGCATCCTCGGTGACACTCGTTACATTGGGTTGGGCTAGTCCCTGCTTTGTCCCAGTGCACAGGGTCTGGTCTGTTGTCTTAGGAATAGTAATAAGCCGGCAACAGCGCGGTGTCTCTGTATGCGGCAGAGACCAATGATTTCATCTGAGTGGACGGCACTAGCCTACTTTACCGCCGGGTAGAGAGACACTGCTCTGCTGCCAACTTATTACTATTCATAATACAACAGAGCAGAGATAGAGCTGTACACGGGGGGATAGCACAGCCTCCGAAATGAGCGTCAGtgatgacactttgtttcagggaggggcaGGGGATCCcgcagtgaccacagcctctgccacctgatgactagtgttgagcattccgatactgcaagtatcgggtatcggccgatatttgctgtatcggaatttccgataccgagatccgatacttttgtggtatcgggtatcgcaacaacattaatgtaataatgtgtaaaagagagaattaaaataaaaaatattgctatactcacctctccgacgcagcctggacctcagcgagggaaccggcagcgttgtttgtttaaatttcgcgcttttacttggttacgtgaagtcccggcttgtgattggtcagggcggccatgttgccgggacgcggaccaatcacagcaagccgtgacgaaattacgtcacggcttgctgtgattggtccgcgtcccggcaacatggccgccattaaccaatcacaagccgtgacgtcacgggaggctggacatgcgcgtattttaaaaagcgcgcgtgtccagcctcccgtgacgtcacggcttgtgattggttaatggcggccatgttgccgggacgcggaccaatcacagcaagccgtgacgtaatttcgtcacggcttgctgtgattggtccgcgtcccggcaacatggccgccctgaccaatcacaagccgggacttcacgtaaccaagtaaaagcgcgaattttaaacaaacaacgctgccggttccctcgctgaggtccaggctgcgtcggacaggtgagtatagcaatattttttattttaattctttattttacacatttatatggatcccagggtctgaaggagagtttcctctccttcagaccctgggaaccatcaggaataccgtccgatacttgagtcccattgacttgtattggtatcggtatcggattggatccgatactttgccggtatcggccgatactttccgataccgatactttcaagtatcggacggtatcgctcaacactactgatgacgctTCATTAGAGTTTTCCAATGTGATTCTCAAAAGACTCGTCATCAGaccggaaaaagaaaaaaaatacaattgctCTTAGTGTAGTTAGAGAACGGTATGGATTTTTTTAAAGCAAGtctattagaaaatagcttagattatgggACTAATTAGGGAGTTGGGAGCAAAATTACTTTGCCTTCAGatcacccctttaaagggaacctgtcacccccccccccccccccagtcatttcaaactaaaagagccaccttgtgcagcagtaatgctgcattctgacaaggtggctcttttagttctgggtgctgtaactagagaaataatcagttttataatttgtctgaaatacctggtcttcagtcaagaccctgcctgtgaatcccagccccgcaatgtgaataagtcactgcggggctgggaatcacaagcagggcgaccgcgcagtcagctgggctgcatatgaggaaacacggacagcgctcactgcacctgcaccaggcaggggaaaagagcgcaagtgccagctattttgaaaacagccgtgaggaggaggcggcgcccagaatatgtgagtgacagctgtgtgctgtctgaagcaggggggaaacgccggcctccttgactgaagaccaggtatttcggacaaattataaaactgattatttctctagttacagcacccagaactaaaagagccaccttgtcagaatgcagcattactgctgcacaaggtggctcttttagtttgaaacgactgggaggggggggggggtgacaggatccctttaagcttTTCGAACCccgatattttttttgttttttttcgcatAGGACCTAtagccctaaggctacgttcacattagtgttGTGTggcgctgcggcgacgcatgcgacatgcgcccctatatttaacatggggggcgcatggacatgcgttgtcttgtgttttgtgacgcatgcgtcattttggcgcaactgtcagggcgcagaggacgctgcatgatgcagttttttctgcgccaaaaatcatgcaacaaatgaacgcatgtgtcacaaaacgctgcgttgtgcatgcgctttgcatgcgttgtgcgttgcgtcgccgacgctgcaccgcacaacgcaaatgtgaaagtaaccTAATTCAGTAACTGGGTCCCCTGAGAGAAGGATATGTATCTTTTGTATATATTGATCTATATTTTTTGGTGAATAGTAATATTCCTAACATTGCTCTACTTCAGGTTGGTAATAAGGGGCACTCGTCAGTCGAAGATGCTCAGACTTGCATGGAGCTGTATAAGTTGGTGGCGGAACAGGTGGAGGAAGATTTCCTGAGTAGGTGTCAGCTCGGGAACAGCAGTTACTTGGATGAAGACAGCGCAGCAGATGAGCAGTATATGGAGGATCAGTACTGGCCGGCTGATCTAAATGAAGACTGTAAATGATTGGACGTATAATATATTGCTGTTTGAATACCTGTTATTATCTAGCTAATATTAAATGGTTAATATCCCTGTGTTCACAATCCACCTTTCGTGGTAACCGGCATCATTGTTCCTACTTCTTTATCATGTTTAAGATTCTCATATATTTTAGAGCACCCCGTACCATGTATAATAGTTGAGTTCCCAGGTCAGAGTTCTCTATAGAAATCTACTGCTTTCTACTGGACCTTTCATGCTACATACTAGTCCCAGCCTGTTGGCTTGGCGGAGCTGCAAGGGAAATAAAGACTTCCTAACTGTCCAATGTAGACAGACCCTTGTTGAGATATTAAGATATCAGTACTTTACAGACCTCCAGAGCTTAGAACTTGGTGTCATGcattgctgcaaaatcactaaataTTTGCATTTgtgttatttatgtaaaaaataagacCTGTAAATGTTAACTTATTAAACTGGTGCTGAATGAATGATTTGTATCTTACTACTTTTTTGTGTGTTGTAATTGTACTTAGAAGACACTTCTATGTAATAcaacttcttgatctaaatgtctggctcccgataaaataaaaaacctattCTTTCCTCCGGTGCTATTCCAGCATTGTCAGCACTCGCAGTCTTGAGCCTATTGtgcgttttttgtgacatatgacCTCAGCATCACTGTCATCGCCTTCAGACAAagagaacatgaagaggaagtccggactGTGGCTGCTCACTcacttcttcatgttcaattcgacacaaggcaggacagtgacaccagcactgataggGCTCTGGGGTCATGTGTCACAAAATGGCACGAGAGGccaggggagagcgagtgccggcaACGCAGGAATGGTGCcgtcacgggaggtgagtataggcttattttatcggggccaagcaaggggtaagagaagaagtcccaagtagtggacaactttaaccccttaacgaccgccgatacaccttttaacagcggcagttaaagggacactcacctgaatttggagggaacaatctttagccataggggcggggttttcgggtgtttgattcaccctttccttacccgctggctgcaatatgagattgaagttcattctctgtcctccgtagtacatgcctgcacaaggcaatcttgccttgcgcaggcgtgtactatggaggacagagaatgaacttcaatcccatattgcagccagcgggtaaggaaagggtgaatcaaacacccgaaaaccccgcccctatggctaaagattgttccctccaaggaTACTTATTCCTCAACGGCGCTGAGatataagtgtatagcaccccttCAGCGTCGAAATTTTATCCGAGGGTATTTGAGACCCCGgggaacatgatttgggtcagattttaccaaccccagtgttgcgatcgccgttattaatggaataacggcgaccgcaaacaaagtccgatttcccatttaatttctcatctgatgtgatcgcacatcagaggagagagaaatggggtcccccgatatTACCTCCCCGTGAAGTTCCCCGGCCGGCGgcgtcttccgggaagaaaatggcaggtgaGGGGGGCCCACCGAGATCGGCCGGCTGGCACTGGGCaaaaataggaaatttttcctattggttcattttgatcactgtgataggatctattacagtgatcaaaataaaggaGGGGTGTATTTACTTTTTTTCCCTTCGACATGAGAGATgatatccgcccccaggaacaggaaacctgcagcacagATAAAAGGGGGCGGCGCCTctcctcagttttggtttcctgttcctgcaggtgcaTGCCTGTGGCAGATCGCATACCTTCCAGATCGATTCCCCCTCTGATGATACCGGTCCATAGACCGAGGTCCGTGGTGTGGGGGCAGCTGGGCGCGGTGGCGCGCACCCATCCTGGGGGCTGCCATGTGCCGCGCCTCATTCCCCTCGCTGGACTCCCCGGCAACTGCTCCTGTGAGGAGGCTCGGCCGGGAACGGGCGTgtccatcacgacgctggcgctgAGTGAATGGGATGGCTTCCGGTCGCACAGGAAGTGACGGTGTAATCCTTGTTGCGCCCTTTTGGCCAAAAAGGGCATGTTCAcatggctcagacgcatgtctatctcggacccatGGATCCTTCCGGATATCCCGAATCTCTTGCACCAGGGTCCAGTAGAACACCCTCAGATACAGACTCCATCTCACCGCCTGGAAATTGAGAGGGGACTCCTAGCAAAAGGTTTCTTGGACCCTTTAGTGACCACCTTGCTCGCTAGCAAAAAAAAGGTCACGTCTGACAGATACCAAAAAATTTGGGAAAGATCACTGGAATTTTCAGGGTGACAGTTGTCCGAAACAAGCCAAGAAATCCCAGtaaaagaaattctagaatttctccaaaaagggCTAGAAAGATGATTATCTACCAGCACCCTTAAAGTGCAAGTTTCTGGgtgccataacctccctatccaaaaaCTTGCTGATCACCCTTGGGTCGAGCTTGCTTTACAGCCAGACCCTCGAAATCACTACCTAAGgtagctccctgggatctaaatttagttttaaatcaCCTAACTTCTCCTTTTGGGCCTCTTACGTCCATTTCAATAAAGGCCTTGACACTGAAGACACTTCTGGTTGCACTGACTTCAGCTCGATGTACTTGCGAGCTGCAAGCTATCTCAGTAAATCCCCCCCATACACTACCTTTCTGGATGACAGAGTAATTATAAAGACTGACCCGGCCTTCCTTCCAAAGGTCAATTcaaaatttcacagggaccaggaaataattttgccctcGTTTTGTGCCAACCCAAAATCCCAGAGAGAGCAAACCTTCCATTGTTTAGATGTCAGACGTTGCCTGCTCCAATGTATAGAAGCTTCAAAATCCTGGCTTTCAGGGGACAAACgggggaaaaaaggcctcaaaaAAGGGCAAATGCATCTGTGGAACAGATATGCAGAGCAgcggtatggtcttcaccctccactTTCTTCCGTCATTATAGGCTAGATCTAGGACTGACAAATCTTGCCTTTGGAAGAAAGGttttatctgctgttgtcccaccctaggagtcttttctatttcttcctctcatgtatggtgctgtcatggggaagggaaaaaatggtaATTACTGACcgttaatttgattttccagagccatgacagcaccgcattaattcccgccctatcttggtgatggttgtgtgatgcacaaaaaaaaaaagaaaagggaaaatggATAAGAATGACTATGTCAAAATGAATATAATATGCACACGTGAactaataagggtatgtgcacacgtccggatttcttgcaaaatttcctgaagaaaaacggaaattttctgcaacatatacgcatatttttttttgcgtttttttcgcgttttttttagcattctgcaagcgtaatttgcttgcagaatgctaaagttttccaagtgatctgtagcatcgcttggaaaactgacaagttggtcacacttgtcaaacatactgtttgacaagtgtgaccaactttttatactatagatgctgcttatgcagcatctatagtaaaagatagaatgtttaaaaataataaaaaaaataaaaaaatggttatactcaccctctgcagacagccaatctcctcagcggcgtccgttcctatagatgccggtgtggttcaggaccttcgatgacgtcgcggcttgtgattggtcgcgtgagtcacatgagcggtcacgcgaccaatcacaagacagcgacgtcatcacaggtcctgaaccacaccatctataggaacggaagagaaagcatgcaccggagaggcgggaacacttcgggggccatcagagggtgagtatatcactatttttttattttaattcttttttttttaccaattatacggtgcccagtccgtggaggagagtctcctctcctccaccctgggtaccaaccgcacataatctgcttacttcccgcatggtgggcacagccccgtgcgggaagtaagcagatcaatgcactcctaggtgtgcggaatccccgcaattccacatttttaatggacatgttgcttttttttccgcgatgtgattttttcgcggaaaa
Encoded here:
- the AEN gene encoding apoptosis-enhancing nuclease, with translation MDSIACTGLFHGFPRSTDYMEAPQSDKSSREPKDIRVWNHRKSRKHQRFLLRKAFLQERGLLGRKKAEERLCSFLGEASSPSCPQRAEDNQPVRLDEIKAPHGAAPAKATLPSVQPLACDYDSGLSMAGSTPSSRASSPTSWLNLEKCVAIDCEMVGTGPGGKISELARCSVVSYLGEVLYDKYVHPELPVTDYRTRWSGITKRHLQNAITFKKAHKEILNLLKGKRVIGHALHHDFRVLKYFHPTKQTRDTSKITLLNQMAGLPRRPSASLKKLALFILQKKIQVGNKGHSSVEDAQTCMELYKLVAEQVEEDFLSRCQLGNSSYLDEDSAADEQYMEDQYWPADLNEDCK